Proteins co-encoded in one Leptospiraceae bacterium genomic window:
- a CDS encoding AMP nucleosidase yields the protein MKTKKEIVESWLPRYTGVTLDAFGSYILLTNFDNYVQKFADWHNVKVDGLNRPMRSATSEGITIINFGMGSPNAATIMDCLSAIKPQACLFLGKCGGLKKKNDLGDFILPIAAIRGEGTSNDYYPPEVPSLPAFALQKAISTTIRDYNQDYWTGTVYTTNRRVWEWDSEFKNYLKKIRAMAIDMETATIFSTAFYNEIPAGALLLVSDQPMEPDGIKTEQSDNEVTKDYVDLQIKIGIDSLKQLINKGTTVKHLLY from the coding sequence ATGAAGACAAAGAAAGAAATCGTTGAAAGCTGGCTTCCGCGGTATACGGGTGTTACACTCGATGCCTTTGGAAGTTATATACTACTGACGAACTTTGATAATTATGTTCAGAAATTTGCAGACTGGCATAATGTAAAAGTAGATGGCTTGAATAGACCGATGCGAAGTGCTACTTCTGAGGGGATAACGATTATTAACTTCGGAATGGGTAGTCCCAATGCCGCAACGATCATGGATTGTCTCAGTGCCATCAAACCACAAGCCTGTTTATTCTTAGGAAAATGCGGAGGTTTAAAGAAGAAAAACGATCTAGGTGATTTCATTCTTCCTATTGCGGCAATAAGAGGAGAAGGAACGTCAAATGACTATTATCCCCCCGAAGTCCCTTCCCTTCCCGCATTCGCCTTACAAAAAGCGATATCTACAACAATTCGAGACTACAACCAGGACTATTGGACAGGAACGGTCTACACAACAAATAGAAGAGTATGGGAATGGGATTCTGAATTTAAAAACTACCTTAAAAAAATTCGCGCCATGGCAATTGATATGGAAACAGCAACCATCTTCTCAACTGCCTTCTACAACGAAATACCAGCCGGCGCACTACTACTCGTATCCGATCAACCAATGGAACCCGACGGAATTAAAACCGAACAAAGCGACAATGAGGTTACTAAGGATTATGTGGACTTACAGATAAAGATTGGCATTGATTCCCTTAAACAACTCATCAACAAAGGAACTACTGTGAAGCATCTGTTGTATTAA
- a CDS encoding 1-acyl-sn-glycerol-3-phosphate acyltransferase, with product MFRTIGFYLYFFIRGFASFIERWIASRVNLATVEETDWEKNKTPRKWAKGLVNIVGGRITVVGAENLPKGAVVIVANHQGSFDIPVLIGFVPKPFGFISKVEVLKIPIVGAWMRVMNCVFMDRSNRAKSAEAIGTGVEVLKQGHSLVIFPEGTRSKGGPVQSFKPGSVRLAMDAMVPIVPIAIDGTADILEKNNGIMKPADVTITILPPVTVDTIKTMDSKTLAGHVQSLIAPYVKTSQ from the coding sequence ATGTTTAGAACAATTGGATTTTATTTGTATTTTTTTATACGAGGGTTTGCGAGTTTCATAGAGAGATGGATTGCAAGCAGAGTAAATTTAGCGACAGTAGAAGAAACAGATTGGGAGAAAAATAAAACTCCCCGCAAATGGGCTAAAGGTTTAGTTAATATTGTAGGTGGGCGGATAACAGTAGTTGGCGCTGAGAACCTTCCGAAAGGAGCAGTCGTAATAGTAGCCAATCACCAGGGAAGTTTTGATATTCCTGTGCTCATTGGATTTGTTCCTAAACCATTTGGGTTTATTTCAAAAGTAGAAGTATTAAAAATTCCAATTGTAGGCGCTTGGATGCGAGTGATGAATTGTGTTTTTATGGATAGATCAAATCGTGCAAAATCAGCAGAGGCAATTGGGACTGGAGTAGAAGTTCTCAAGCAGGGGCATTCTCTTGTTATCTTCCCCGAAGGCACAAGAAGTAAAGGTGGACCGGTTCAAAGCTTTAAACCAGGAAGTGTGAGACTGGCAATGGATGCTATGGTGCCTATCGTTCCAATCGCAATCGATGGAACAGCAGATATACTGGAAAAGAATAACGGAATCATGAAACCAGCCGATGTCACAATTACAATCCTTCCTCCTGTCACAGTAGATACAATCAAAACAATGGATAGCAAGACATTAGCTGGACATGTCCAATCACTCATCGCACCTTACGTTAAAACTTCGCAGTAA